A stretch of DNA from Thiothrix subterranea:
GCTCAGATTGATAGTTACGATCAACTTTTCCAAGAGATAAGAAACATGGCAAGCACGGTACACAACGAATATCACGAGCGCGTTTATAACACTGAAGTTACAGGCGACGGTCAAAATGCAATTGGTAGTGAAAATATCACCATGAATCAATTCATTGATAAATCAAACATTCAAGTCACCGCAGACCAACGCCAAATCATCAGTTCCGTGCTGGATGAAATGCTACGCCACAAAGCCAACCTCTCCGACGATGTGCTAGAGGCTGTTTACGATGTGCGCAAAGAGGTCAAGGCTGACGAAAAGCAGCCAACAGAGAAAAGCCAATCGGTGTTGGGCAGACTCTGGGGTGGTATCCGTGAACTCACCAACGTTGCCAAAGACATGACCGATGTTGGCGGATTCGTTGTTGAACATCAGGCAGCGATTGGGACAGCAGTGACGGCGGCAGCTGCTTTGCTTTCTTAAAAGAGCGGGTTTGTTGAAAAAGTTGGATGCGTGGATGGGCGGGAGCAATCCGTAACGTGTATGACCACGTTTGGCTCACTTCTTGGCAGGTACAACGATACAAGGTAATATCACATACCATATGAAGCTAGTCATTGATACCAACGTCATCATTGCCGGATTCCGTTCCAAACACGGCGCATCCTTCCAGCTTTTGCAACGCATTTTGGAGGGCAGCCTGCCGTTTTTGTTGTCTGTGCCACTCGTACTGGAATACGAGGATGTGCTGAAAAGACCGGATACCCTTGCCGCGACAAGTTTGACGCTTGACGAAGTGGATACCGTACTGAATGTATTGTGCCTGCGTGGTAACGAAATCCTGATTCATTACCTGTGGCGACCACAACTGACTGATGCAAAAGACGATATGGTGCTGGAACTCGCCGTGAACGGCATGGCAGAAGCCATTGTGACCTTCAATGTAAAAGATTTTCAACCTGCTGCCTCGCATTGGAATGTCGCCACGATTACCCCCGGCGAATGCCTACGCAACCTGAAACAACGAGAGGTGTAACCATGAGCCAATACGCACTGCGCCTGCCAGACTCCCTGTTGAAGCAAGCGCGTAAAACCGCCAAACGTGACAGCGTTTCCATGAACCAACTGTTCATCACCGCCATTGCCGAAAAGCTGGCAGTGCTGGAAGCCGAAAACCTAATTCTCCAGCGGGCAGCACGGGCAGATTTGAGTGCTTTCAAGCGCATTCTTGACCGTGTGGCGGATGTTCCCCCCATGCCCGGTGACGAAATTCTCAACTAAATCGTGAACAGCGACCAAATCCTGCAAACCATCGCCACAACGTGACGTATGCAAAACCCTTCCTACCAGTTCCAAACCTCTGCCCAGTTGACCAGCAAACTGGCAGCCATTGATGCCGCGCAAGCCGACATCCAGCGTTTGCGTGCGCAACAGCCTGACCGCTGGCAACCCATTCAGTAAAAACTCCGCGCCGAATGGACGTATGACAGCAACGCCATCGAAGGCAGCACCCTGACGCTCGGCGAAACCATCTTCTTTTTGCAGGAAGGGCTGATGGTAGAGGGCAAGCCATTCAAGGACTTTCTCGATGCCCGCAACCATGGCAGCAATTGTGTGACTGGGTGAACGCAAATCTGAACCAGCTTCATGCGGTCATGGTGGCGGGGATTGCCCATTACAACATGGTGCGAATTCACCCCTTCGACGACGGCAACGGGCGTGGTGCGCGGATATTGATGAACCTGATCCTGCTGATACAAGGCTATACCCCCGTCATCGTGCGCAACACCAAACGGCGGATTTACCTGCAAGCATTAGCAGCGGCGGATAGGGGGGATATTGAGCCGTTTCTGGATTTCATCGCCGATTCCATGCTGGATACGCAGCGGGTGATACTGGCAGAATTATAAGTTTTTCAGTATAAACACCTTTTTCTATATAAAATTTGCAGGCATTATACAAAATCCACCCTACAGGAATGCTTGCTCATGTCCACCTTGTCCGGTTATCGCTGGTTGGCGCACCATTACGGGCTAGAACCTGCCCAGCCATTCCTCACGCCTGCCCGTTTGCCCAGCACGCGCCCTGCGGATACCTTGGCAGGTCACTTGACGTTTGCTTTCAAATACGAAGGCGTTCACCTTGAATGCCTGTCGCGTCTGTTTGTGCTGCTGCCGGTGCAGGAACTAGAGGTATGGCTGGCGCAAGAACCCAGCGGGCAATACGCACGGCGGGCAGGTTTTTTTTACGAATGGCTAACCGGGCAGCGGCTGGCGTTTGCGGGGGTAACAGTCGGCAATTACGTGGATGCACTGAATCCACAACACTATTTCACCGCCCACACCGCCACCAATAACCCGCGCTGGCGCGTGCGCGACAATCTGCTCGGAACGGCGGCTTATTGCCCGCTCATTCGCCGCACGGCAGCGATTCAAGCAGCGGAAACTTACGATTGCGCCCAGCATTTGCAGCATCTGGAACGGGCTTACGGCGAAGACCTGCTAATGCGCAGCGCCGTTTGGTTAACGGTGAAAGAAAGCCTTGCCAGTTTTACGCTGGAACACGAAGGTCAGCAAACCGACCGGGTGCAACGCTTCGCCGCCGCGATGGAACGGCATTGTGGACAAGCCCCCGCACCGCTGGCGGCGGATTTTCTGACCGCATTGCAGCGGGAAATCCTCGGCGATAAGGCTACCCGTTACGGGCTACGCCGTTCCCCCGTGTTTGTCGGTGAGGTGCAAGGTTTTCTGCCCGTGGTGCATTACATCGCGCCGCATTGGGACGATACGCCCGCGCTGTTGGCAGGTCTGGCAACAGTGGAACAGCGTACTCGTGGGCAAGCCAGTGTGTTACGGGCGGCATTGTTGGCGTTCGGGTTTGTCTACCTGCATCCGCTGGTGGACGGGAACGGGCGGGTGTCGCGCTTTCTGGTCAATGACATCTTGCGCCGTGACGGGGTAATACCTGCACCGTATATCTTGCCTGTTTCCGCTACCATCAACCGTAATCCGGCAGCACGGCGAGCCTATGATCAAGCGTTGGAAGCCTTTTCGCGCCCGCTGATGCAGCGTTACCGGGTGCAATATGCGTTTGGGGAAGAGCAGGAAGCGGCGGATGGGGTGCGTTACAACCTGCATTTTCACGCTTATGCCGACGCGCTGCACGCTTGGCGTTACCCCGATTTGACGGCGCAGACCGAATACCTCGCCGGGGTAGTGGCGCAAACGCTGAAACATGAAATGCGTGAGGAAGCCGTCTATTTGCAAACCATGCGGCAGGCGCGGCTGGCAATCAAGGCGCTACTGGAAGCCCCAGATACTGACATTGACCGGATTATTCGTTCGATACGCGAAAATCTCGCTGGCTTGTCACGCAAAATCCAGAAGGAATACCCGCTGCTGCAAGATCCGGCTGTGGGAGCAGCGGTGGTAGCAGTCGTGCGCCGCTATTGGCCGGATTAACCCGCCGCCCTACGCAACACCGCAACCCCTTGCTGCTCATACAAATGTTCCTGCGCCAGCGTCAGCAACGTCTTCGCGCCCAGTCGGTCATTGCTATCAATGTCGACCAGCGTTTGCAGCCGCCCGACCGCATCCGCCAGTTCGCCCAGCCGCATTTCCAGATAGCCCGCGCCCTTGTGTGCCATCAGGTAGAAGCGCGTCAGGGTCATGGAAACCAGTACGCCTTGCCCCAGATGCAAGCGGGTCAAATGCCGCCAATCTTCCGGCAGATGCAGCCGTTTGCCGCTGACGGCGATGGCTTTGTGCGCCACCACCAGCGCATCCCGCAGGCGGTGCTGATAGTAGAAATAGCGGTACAGCGCGACCAGCACGTTCAAATCTTCGGGGGCGAGGAAATAAGCACGAAGTAGC
This window harbors:
- a CDS encoding Fic family protein; translation: MNANLNQLHAVMVAGIAHYNMVRIHPFDDGNGRGARILMNLILLIQGYTPVIVRNTKRRIYLQALAAADRGDIEPFLDFIADSMLDTQRVILAEL
- a CDS encoding Fic family protein, which encodes MSTLSGYRWLAHHYGLEPAQPFLTPARLPSTRPADTLAGHLTFAFKYEGVHLECLSRLFVLLPVQELEVWLAQEPSGQYARRAGFFYEWLTGQRLAFAGVTVGNYVDALNPQHYFTAHTATNNPRWRVRDNLLGTAAYCPLIRRTAAIQAAETYDCAQHLQHLERAYGEDLLMRSAVWLTVKESLASFTLEHEGQQTDRVQRFAAAMERHCGQAPAPLAADFLTALQREILGDKATRYGLRRSPVFVGEVQGFLPVVHYIAPHWDDTPALLAGLATVEQRTRGQASVLRAALLAFGFVYLHPLVDGNGRVSRFLVNDILRRDGVIPAPYILPVSATINRNPAARRAYDQALEAFSRPLMQRYRVQYAFGEEQEAADGVRYNLHFHAYADALHAWRYPDLTAQTEYLAGVVAQTLKHEMREEAVYLQTMRQARLAIKALLEAPDTDIDRIIRSIRENLAGLSRKIQKEYPLLQDPAVGAAVVAVVRRYWPD
- a CDS encoding toxin-antitoxin system HicB family antitoxin; protein product: MSQYALRLPDSLLKQARKTAKRDSVSMNQLFITAIAEKLAVLEAENLILQRAARADLSAFKRILDRVADVPPMPGDEILN
- a CDS encoding putative toxin-antitoxin system toxin component, PIN family, which encodes MKLVIDTNVIIAGFRSKHGASFQLLQRILEGSLPFLLSVPLVLEYEDVLKRPDTLAATSLTLDEVDTVLNVLCLRGNEILIHYLWRPQLTDAKDDMVLELAVNGMAEAIVTFNVKDFQPAASHWNVATITPGECLRNLKQREV